In Amblyraja radiata isolate CabotCenter1 chromosome 39, sAmbRad1.1.pri, whole genome shotgun sequence, the following proteins share a genomic window:
- the adra1a gene encoding alpha-1A adrenergic receptor — translation MGPLSENKSWVVIVNCTSCGHSVNPFRAVPLGAVLGSFILFAILGNILVVLSVALHRNLQTVTNYFIINLAIADLLLSCSVLPFSATLEILGYWAFGRVFCNMWAAMDVLCSTASILSLCVISIDRYIGVSYPLRHPTIMTEKRALLTLVAVWSLALVISVGPLFGWKELPPDDEAICMITEEPGYVLFSAFGSFYAPLTVILVMYFRVYIVAKRETKSLYAGTKRERLRADQVTLRIHRKDNQAESSPRLSEHGSKNKGIQLKSHFSILLLKFSREKKAAKTLGIVVGGFILCWLPFFVVLPIGSFFPAYKPPETVFKITFWLGYFNSCINPIIYHSSHQEFKKAFQNILKGQFRQRNRSSIQQSLGGSSASGHVKEGGKELRRLSLGARETFYRVSDSEGVCQWKLFSEQGTKSEHNSNCRPSDRRGNSIFCPCCPVSKPGAPSLKLHTNSIGDYGDPV, via the exons ATGGGTCCCCTCTCCGAGAACAAGAGCTGGGTGGTGATCGTGAACTGCACCTCATGCGGCCACTCGGTGAACCCCTTCCGGGCCGTGCCTTTGGGGGCGGTGCTGGGCTCCTTTATCCTCTTCGCGATCTTGGGCAACATCTTGGTGGTCCTCTCGGTGGCTCTCCACAGGAACCTGCAGACGGTCACCAATTACTTCATCATCAACCTGGCCATCGCGGACCTCCTCCTCAGCTGCTCCGTGCTGCCCTTCTCGGCTACGTTGGAGATCCTGGGCTACTGGGCATTTGGCCGCGTCTTCTGCAACATGTGGGCAGCCATGGACGTCCTCTGTTCAACCGCCTCCATTCTGAGCCTGTGCGTTATCTCCATCGACAGGTACATAGGAGTGAGCTACCCCTTGAGGCACCCAACTATCATGACCGAGAAGAGGGCCCTGTTGACACTGGTGGCGGTTTGGTCGCTGGCCCTGGTGATATCTGTCGGACCCTTGTTCGGGTGGAAAGAACTTCCTCCAGACGACGAGGCCATCTGCATGATCACCGAGGAACCGGGCTACGTCTTGTTCTCTGCCTTTGGGTCCTTCTACGCTCCCTTGACCGTCATCCTCGTTATGTACTTCAGGGTCTACATAGTGGCCAAGCGTGAAACCAAGAGTCTGTACGCTGGGACCAAGAGAGAGAGACTGCGGGCGGACCAGGTTACGCTGCGCATCCACCGCAAAGACAACCAGGCGGAGAGCTCTCCTCGACTCTCCGAGCACGGCTCCAAAAACAAAGGCATCCAGCTCAAGTCACACTTCTCCATCTTGCTCCTCAAGTTCTCCAGAGAGAAGAAGGCCGCCAAGACGTTGGGAATAGTGGTTGGAGGCTTCATACTCTGCTGGCTCCCGTTCTTTGTCGTTCTCCCGATAG GATCTTTCTTCCCTGCCTACAAACCCCCGGAGACGGTCTTCAAAATCACATTCTGGCTGGGCTACTTCAACAGTTGCATCAACCCAATCATATACCACTCTTCACACCAAGAGTTCAAAAAGGCCTTCCAAAACATTCTGAAGGGGCAGTTCAGACAGAGGAACCGCTCGTCCATCCAACAGTCTTTAGGTGGCAGTTCAGCCAGCGGACACGTTAAAGAAGGGGGAAAGGAATTGCGACGCCTATCTCTGGGAGCGAGGGAAACTTTCTACAGGGTCTCAGACTCGGAAGGGGTTTGCCAGTGGAAGTTATTTTCGGAGCAGGGAACGAAAAGCGAACACAACTCAAACTGCCGGCCCTCGGACAGAAGGGGCAACTCCATTTTCTGTCCCTGTTGCCCAGTTTCTAAGCCTGGCGCCCCAAGTTTGAAACTGCACACTAACTCAATCGGTGACTACGGGGACCCCGTTTGA